A genomic segment from Opitutaceae bacterium encodes:
- the tnpB gene encoding IS66 family insertion sequence element accessory protein TnpB (TnpB, as the term is used for proteins encoded by IS66 family insertion elements, is considered an accessory protein, since TnpC, encoded by a neighboring gene, is a DDE family transposase.) — protein MLAFPAGLRIFLALEAVDMRKQFNRLWAVASEKLREDPKSGAVFAFTNKKRDRLEAALLDGTGVWVLAKRLEAGRFQLAQGSHGRQACDESGSLDHAHRRNRP, from the coding sequence ATGCTGGCGTTCCCGGCGGGGCTTCGGATCTTCCTGGCGTTGGAAGCGGTGGATATGCGCAAGCAGTTCAACAGGCTGTGGGCGGTGGCCAGTGAAAAACTCCGGGAGGATCCCAAGAGCGGAGCGGTCTTTGCCTTCACCAACAAGAAGCGCGACCGGCTCGAAGCTGCTCTACTGGATGGAACCGGTGTCTGGGTTCTGGCCAAGAGGTTGGAGGCTGGACGGTTCCAGTTGGCCCAGGGATCGCACGGGAGGCAAGCTTGCGATGAGTCCGGAAGCCTTGACCATGCTCATCGCCGGAATCGACCTTAA
- a CDS encoding type II toxin-antitoxin system Phd/YefM family antitoxin, translating to MTTVTATKARGSLYALIDEANSSHEPIQITGKRGNAVLISEDDWRSIRETLYLQSIPGMVESIQKARKEGVEEASADLDW from the coding sequence ATGACTACCGTAACCGCCACAAAAGCCAGAGGAAGCCTCTATGCCCTGATTGATGAGGCGAATTCCTCACACGAGCCGATCCAGATCACGGGCAAGCGTGGAAACGCAGTGCTCATTTCTGAGGACGACTGGCGTTCGATAAGGGAGACACTGTATCTCCAGTCCATACCGGGAATGGTCGAATCGATCCAGAAAGCCAGGAAAGAAGGTGTAGAGGAAGCTTCGGCGGATCTCGACTGGTGA
- a CDS encoding Txe/YoeB family addiction module toxin, with protein sequence MSYTIVYSRQAQKDAARLKKSNLKGKAIELIEILKVDPLRTPPRLGILTGNIQGCYSRRINIQHRLVYEVFEKTKIVHVLRMWSHYGE encoded by the coding sequence GTGAGTTACACGATCGTCTATTCGCGTCAGGCACAAAAGGACGCAGCCCGGCTCAAGAAAAGCAACCTCAAGGGGAAGGCAATTGAGCTGATCGAGATACTCAAGGTCGACCCACTTCGGACTCCGCCCAGGCTGGGCATACTGACCGGTAACATTCAAGGCTGCTACTCCAGGAGGATCAATATCCAGCATAGGCTGGTATACGAAGTCTTCGAGAAGACCAAAATCGTTCATGTCCTGCGGATGTGGTCGCACTATGGAGAATGA
- a CDS encoding VOC family protein, giving the protein MNINVSDLKRSSKFYGPLFEFLGYERADYNHHGVWAYEDWKQWLEGTPHEISIVQAHGNETYEKEKRRSVGRHNHIAFCAEDRKDIDQLYEKVLVPLGKEGLCTVEDPPCECPEYGDGYYATFFSDPDGLKYEFVINPNYFIKRKAREERLAEPVASHNSGSCAASA; this is encoded by the coding sequence ATGAACATCAACGTTTCCGACCTGAAGCGTTCGTCGAAATTCTACGGTCCTTTGTTTGAGTTCCTAGGATACGAAAGAGCAGACTACAACCACCACGGAGTGTGGGCATATGAAGATTGGAAGCAATGGCTCGAAGGAACACCGCACGAGATAAGTATCGTGCAAGCTCACGGCAACGAAACCTACGAAAAAGAAAAAAGGAGATCAGTAGGAAGACATAATCACATCGCTTTCTGTGCTGAAGACCGCAAAGACATTGATCAGCTTTATGAGAAAGTCCTAGTGCCATTAGGAAAAGAAGGACTTTGCACAGTGGAGGATCCACCGTGTGAGTGCCCAGAATATGGCGACGGATACTACGCCACATTCTTTTCTGATCCAGACGGACTCAAGTACGAGTTTGTCATCAACCCCAACTACTTTATCAAAAGAAAAGCCAGAGAAGAAAGACTGGCAGAACCAGTCGCTTCTCACAACTCCGGCAGCTGCGCCGCCTCGGCGTGA
- a CDS encoding type II toxin-antitoxin system HicB family antitoxin, whose product MKLKVVVHKAEEGGFWAQVPAIPGCVSQGDSMDELRKNVLEAIEGCLSVEFDGDPGDDVSEVIEVAV is encoded by the coding sequence ATGAAACTCAAAGTGGTAGTCCACAAGGCGGAGGAAGGTGGATTTTGGGCGCAGGTTCCGGCCATCCCCGGCTGCGTATCCCAGGGCGACTCGATGGACGAGCTGAGGAAGAACGTTCTAGAGGCAATCGAGGGCTGTCTTTCGGTGGAATTCGACGGCGACCCCGGCGATGACGTATCCGAAGTGATTGAGGTCGCGGTGTGA
- a CDS encoding flagellar motor protein MotB, producing MSKKKGGGGHHGGAWKVAYADFVTAMMALFMVLWISAQDQEILIATSQYFKNPFNSPMDGSNGVMNNNVDSQNLESGGKEPSRTSMAETAFLHSLAKDFYRMLNIDAADTDSPVEIQVSSDGLRVIIYDRASKPMFEDKSSEFTEWGRFVIQNLAWIADRQDFKIRIDGHVAAGFRAPSADYGAWELTTDRANAARREMQHYAVDAGRFERVTGFADTLPLKGVAPDSPENQRIELSFALLNPNLTSL from the coding sequence ATGTCCAAGAAAAAAGGAGGAGGAGGCCATCACGGAGGCGCCTGGAAAGTCGCCTATGCGGACTTTGTCACCGCGATGATGGCGCTGTTCATGGTCCTGTGGATTTCAGCCCAGGACCAGGAAATCCTCATCGCCACCTCCCAGTACTTCAAGAACCCGTTCAACTCGCCCATGGATGGCTCCAACGGCGTCATGAACAACAATGTCGATTCCCAGAACCTGGAGAGCGGCGGCAAAGAACCCTCGAGGACCTCGATGGCCGAAACCGCCTTTCTCCACTCGCTGGCCAAGGATTTCTATCGCATGCTCAATATCGACGCAGCGGATACGGATTCGCCTGTCGAGATCCAGGTGTCGTCGGACGGACTCCGGGTCATCATCTACGATCGGGCCTCCAAGCCGATGTTCGAAGACAAGTCTTCCGAGTTCACCGAATGGGGCCGGTTCGTCATCCAGAATCTCGCCTGGATCGCGGATCGGCAGGATTTCAAGATCCGGATCGACGGTCATGTCGCAGCGGGCTTTCGGGCTCCTTCCGCGGACTACGGCGCCTGGGAACTGACGACCGACCGGGCCAATGCCGCCCGGCGCGAGATGCAGCATTATGCGGTCGACGCCGGACGGTTCGAACGGGTCACCGGCTTTGCCGACACCCTGCCTTTGAAAGGGGTCGCCCCCGATTCCCCGGAGAACCAGCGGATCGAACTCTCTTTTGCCCTCCTCAACCCGAACCTGACTTCCCTCTGA
- the motA gene encoding flagellar motor stator protein MotA — MLIVIGYLVVLGATLGGFLVAGGNPAVLMHVSEFIVIGGIGIGVLIVASPKDVLINTLRSTIRALKGSLPGKEDYLDLLKLLYELFLTGKKSGLIALDEHVSEPQNSPIFQKYPGFLRHPERVDFLCNGLKPIIDGKIKPEQLQPLLEAEIEAKEREAHGPVTVLSLVGDSLPGIGIIAAVLGIINTMAAISEGPEAVGEKVAAALTGTFLGILGAYGFINPLTNRIKFNDESSVQFFNCMSTALSAFARGQAPIMAIELARRNVDAKLLPGADELEQLLKAAVATK; from the coding sequence ATGTTGATCGTCATCGGCTATCTCGTCGTCCTCGGGGCGACTCTCGGCGGCTTCCTCGTCGCCGGCGGCAATCCTGCCGTTCTCATGCATGTTTCCGAGTTCATCGTGATCGGAGGCATCGGCATCGGCGTGCTCATTGTGGCCAGTCCCAAGGATGTCCTCATCAATACCCTGCGCTCCACCATCAGGGCCCTCAAGGGATCCCTCCCGGGAAAGGAGGACTACCTCGACCTGCTCAAATTGCTCTACGAACTCTTCCTCACCGGTAAGAAGAGCGGCCTCATTGCCCTCGATGAACATGTATCCGAACCGCAGAACAGTCCGATCTTTCAGAAGTATCCCGGTTTTCTCCGTCACCCCGAACGGGTCGATTTCCTCTGCAACGGCCTCAAGCCGATCATCGACGGCAAGATCAAGCCGGAACAGTTGCAGCCCCTGCTTGAGGCTGAGATCGAAGCCAAGGAGCGTGAAGCCCACGGTCCGGTCACCGTCCTGTCCCTGGTCGGCGATTCCCTGCCCGGAATCGGGATCATCGCGGCCGTCCTCGGCATTATCAATACCATGGCTGCCATCTCCGAGGGACCTGAAGCCGTCGGCGAGAAAGTGGCCGCCGCCCTCACCGGAACGTTCCTGGGAATTCTTGGAGCCTACGGCTTCATCAATCCGTTGACCAACCGGATCAAGTTCAACGACGAAAGCAGCGTCCAGTTCTTCAACTGCATGTCGACCGCACTGTCGGCCTTTGCCCGGGGTCAGGCCCCGATCATGGCGATCGAACTGGCCCGGCGCAATGTGGACGCCAAGTTGTTGCCCGGCGCCGATGAGCTCGAGCAATTGCTCAAGGCCGCCGTCGCCACCAAGTGA
- a CDS encoding FliA/WhiG family RNA polymerase sigma factor: MKNAVATKKTPSKSSSASRARSAYREQSSAGEQTQEELLKLYLPIVKSIVARIKINLPPHIEEADLHSVGLQGLIAALRKYDPLQKKSFGSYAAMRIRGAILDELRRMDWMPRNARTNFKKLRKVVEDLEQRLGRPATETEVREEMKLSEKEYQALMTEVRPISFLPLDHCSSQDESEETNLYEIIPDDSVVAVTDKMEKDELVRLVADRIQQLPEVPRKVLAMYYYEDMRLAEIAAVFGLTESRICQIHSQAVISLRNYLTGAMSK; encoded by the coding sequence ATGAAAAACGCCGTCGCGACCAAGAAAACCCCCTCCAAATCGTCGAGCGCCTCCCGGGCTCGAAGTGCTTACCGGGAACAGAGCTCCGCAGGGGAGCAGACCCAGGAGGAACTGCTCAAACTCTACCTGCCGATCGTCAAGTCGATCGTGGCGCGGATCAAGATCAACCTGCCGCCCCACATTGAAGAGGCGGACCTGCACAGTGTCGGCCTGCAGGGATTGATCGCGGCCCTGCGGAAGTACGACCCTCTGCAGAAAAAGTCATTCGGCTCGTATGCCGCCATGCGGATCCGCGGCGCCATCCTTGATGAACTGCGCCGGATGGATTGGATGCCGCGCAACGCGCGGACCAATTTCAAGAAGCTGCGCAAGGTGGTTGAGGACCTGGAGCAGCGTCTGGGACGTCCCGCCACGGAGACCGAGGTCCGGGAGGAGATGAAGCTCTCCGAAAAAGAATATCAGGCCCTCATGACCGAAGTGCGGCCGATCAGCTTCCTGCCCCTCGACCATTGCAGCTCCCAGGATGAGTCGGAAGAGACCAACCTTTATGAGATCATTCCGGATGACAGCGTGGTTGCCGTCACTGACAAGATGGAGAAGGACGAGTTGGTCCGACTGGTCGCAGACCGGATCCAGCAGCTCCCCGAGGTTCCCCGGAAGGTCCTCGCCATGTATTACTACGAAGACATGCGCCTGGCGGAAATCGCGGCGGTCTTTGGCCTTACGGAGTCCCGGATCTGCCAGATCCATTCCCAGGCCGTGATCAGTCTCCGCAATTACCTGACCGGGGCGATGTCCAAATAA
- the flhA gene encoding flagellar biosynthesis protein FlhA has translation MKNGNTLNLRSFGALLGGGDLILTAGLFGTIVLLILPLPAVGMDFLLAGSIGISLLILLVIVYVKDAPEFSGFPTILLGVTLFRLGLNVASTRLILLDGYAGNVIEAFGGFVVRDNYVVGAVIFLILVVINFLVITKGAGRIAEVAARFTLDAMPGKQMAIDAELNAGIIDEAVATERRVKIQKEADFYGSMDGASKFVRGDALAGIIITLINVVGGIAIGVLQKGLSLPQAMQKFTLLSIGDGLVSQIPALIVSLAAGLLVTRTSAKDDLGSHITRQLTSYPRAIGILAVMMLFFAAVPGLPTTPFLGLAVIIGSISVALRRTARRKAAEAKTLLSASRNGGAAGEAAADAVAAGPLGRDFEKLIEVDAFALEIGFNLLGLADKRQGGDLLERVTGVRRTIAKEMGIVVPPIAVRDNLELDSNEYRFLLRDREVARGKVVPKRLMAMNVSQSTVELRGIPTVEPVFGIEAVWITEEERKTAELNGFSIVDPCSVLVTHLSETLKQSAPHLIGRQDVQQLIDHIKQKNPTLVSELLPDLVNIGVIQRVLQNLLREGIAIRNLQLILEAIADFAAVSKNPDDLSEQVRRRLGEFFVPAYEGEPGVLTAITLDPRIEQLLGGKVQRSAFDLTLTLEPALAQYLLNELNGRVGEMTEKGLLPLLVVTTEIRLAFKRFFEPSLPRLAILSYQELPAKTEIQNFAIIMAPNTLGRRAPEPSTAEPQTVAA, from the coding sequence ATGAAGAACGGGAATACACTGAACCTCCGTTCCTTTGGCGCCCTCCTGGGCGGAGGCGACCTCATTCTCACGGCCGGCCTTTTCGGGACAATCGTTCTGCTCATCCTTCCGCTTCCGGCCGTCGGGATGGACTTCCTGCTCGCAGGAAGCATCGGCATCTCCCTTCTCATCCTCCTCGTCATTGTCTACGTCAAGGACGCGCCGGAGTTCTCGGGCTTTCCGACCATCCTCCTCGGAGTCACGCTCTTCCGTCTCGGACTGAACGTTGCCTCGACCCGCCTCATCCTCCTCGACGGCTATGCCGGCAATGTCATCGAGGCCTTCGGTGGCTTTGTCGTTCGCGACAACTACGTGGTCGGAGCGGTCATCTTTCTCATCCTCGTGGTGATCAATTTCCTTGTCATCACGAAGGGCGCCGGCCGTATCGCCGAGGTTGCCGCCCGCTTTACCCTGGACGCCATGCCGGGCAAGCAGATGGCCATCGATGCCGAGCTCAACGCCGGGATCATCGATGAAGCGGTCGCGACCGAGCGGCGGGTGAAGATCCAGAAGGAAGCCGACTTCTACGGCTCGATGGACGGAGCGAGCAAGTTTGTTCGAGGAGACGCGCTGGCCGGGATCATCATTACCCTGATCAACGTGGTCGGCGGCATCGCCATCGGGGTCCTCCAGAAGGGGTTGTCTCTTCCCCAGGCGATGCAGAAGTTCACCCTGCTCTCGATCGGGGACGGCCTGGTTTCCCAGATTCCGGCCCTCATCGTATCCCTGGCCGCCGGTCTTCTCGTCACCCGGACCTCGGCCAAGGATGACCTCGGCTCCCATATCACCCGCCAGTTGACCTCCTATCCCCGGGCCATCGGGATTCTGGCGGTCATGATGCTCTTCTTTGCAGCCGTGCCCGGGCTGCCGACCACTCCCTTCCTCGGCCTGGCTGTCATCATCGGTTCCATCTCGGTCGCCTTGCGGCGGACGGCCCGCCGGAAGGCCGCCGAGGCCAAGACCCTCCTGAGCGCGTCCCGGAACGGCGGTGCCGCCGGTGAGGCGGCGGCGGATGCGGTGGCGGCCGGTCCTCTTGGTCGGGACTTTGAGAAACTCATCGAGGTCGATGCTTTTGCGCTCGAAATCGGATTCAATCTCCTCGGACTGGCCGACAAGCGCCAGGGCGGTGATCTGCTCGAACGGGTGACCGGAGTCCGCCGGACCATAGCGAAGGAAATGGGCATCGTGGTTCCTCCGATCGCTGTTCGCGACAATCTCGAACTCGACAGCAACGAGTACCGCTTCCTCCTGCGAGACCGCGAAGTGGCGCGGGGCAAGGTTGTCCCGAAGCGCCTCATGGCGATGAATGTCTCCCAGAGCACGGTCGAACTGCGGGGCATTCCCACGGTGGAGCCGGTCTTCGGAATCGAAGCCGTCTGGATCACCGAGGAAGAACGCAAGACCGCCGAGTTGAACGGCTTCTCCATCGTCGATCCCTGCTCCGTCCTCGTCACCCATCTTTCGGAGACGCTCAAGCAATCCGCCCCCCATCTGATCGGCCGCCAGGATGTCCAGCAGCTCATCGATCACATCAAGCAGAAGAATCCGACCCTCGTGTCCGAACTGCTGCCCGACCTGGTCAATATCGGCGTCATCCAGCGGGTTCTCCAGAATCTCCTGCGTGAGGGAATCGCCATCCGCAATCTCCAGTTGATTCTTGAGGCGATTGCCGACTTCGCCGCTGTATCCAAGAATCCGGACGACCTCTCCGAGCAGGTTCGCCGCCGGTTGGGCGAGTTCTTTGTGCCCGCCTATGAAGGTGAGCCCGGCGTGCTCACGGCGATCACTCTCGACCCCCGGATCGAACAGCTTCTCGGGGGCAAGGTCCAGCGTTCGGCTTTCGACCTCACCCTGACCCTCGAGCCCGCGCTCGCCCAGTACCTGCTCAACGAGCTGAACGGCAGGGTGGGTGAAATGACCGAGAAGGGCCTCCTGCCCCTGCTCGTCGTGACGACGGAGATCCGTCTCGCCTTCAAGCGCTTCTTCGAACCGTCCCTTCCCCGCCTCGCCATCCTCAGCTATCAGGAACTCCCGGCCAAGACCGAAATCCAGAATTTCGCCATCATCATGGCTCCCAATACCCTCGGGCGGAGGGCTCCGGAGCCTTCGACGGCAGAGCCGCAGACCGTGGCTGCCTGA
- a CDS encoding EscU/YscU/HrcU family type III secretion system export apparatus switch protein, whose product MAEQEQSSKTEQPTAKRLTDAFQEGQFAQSAEIQVTFGLASAFLVLLFAGPGVVEQMAAFSVGVLGHLGTLDLTETSIVAGTREGIVMIGRMVLPLLGAAALAAVIAGGLQTGFRLTPKVLELKWTRLNPVTGFSRVISKDVLVRFGIDLLKLCAVAGILTVAIRRVLKDPIFFAPVDVRHVGTFVAETTLFVLVRLILAAGVIAAISYAYQWRKTRKELMMTREEVKQERKTAEIDPHLRAAQRQMARRIMQRQMLSAVPTADVVVTNPTHYAVALKYERGVDRAPVVLARGENIFAMRIKEIARKHEVPMVENRPVARMLFKYGQVGQEIPAQLYQAVAEILGFVYKTHRYYFHRLRSRRLGSLA is encoded by the coding sequence ATGGCTGAACAGGAACAGAGCAGCAAGACCGAGCAACCGACAGCGAAACGTCTGACCGACGCTTTCCAGGAGGGCCAGTTTGCCCAGAGCGCCGAGATTCAGGTGACATTCGGCCTGGCCTCCGCCTTCCTTGTCCTCCTCTTCGCCGGCCCCGGCGTGGTCGAGCAGATGGCCGCTTTCTCCGTCGGCGTTCTCGGCCACCTCGGCACCCTCGACCTGACCGAAACCTCAATCGTCGCCGGGACCCGCGAGGGGATCGTCATGATCGGTCGCATGGTGCTTCCCCTCCTGGGCGCAGCCGCCCTCGCGGCTGTCATCGCGGGTGGCCTGCAAACCGGCTTCCGGTTGACCCCCAAGGTCCTCGAGTTGAAGTGGACCCGGCTCAATCCGGTCACCGGTTTCAGCCGGGTCATCTCCAAGGATGTCCTCGTCCGTTTCGGAATTGATCTGCTCAAGCTTTGCGCGGTGGCCGGCATTCTGACTGTCGCCATTCGACGGGTACTCAAGGATCCCATCTTCTTCGCCCCGGTCGACGTGCGCCATGTCGGTACCTTCGTCGCCGAAACCACCCTCTTCGTTCTGGTGCGCCTCATTCTGGCCGCCGGCGTCATCGCTGCGATCAGCTATGCCTATCAATGGCGCAAAACGCGCAAGGAACTGATGATGACCCGCGAAGAGGTCAAACAGGAGCGCAAGACGGCGGAAATCGATCCGCACCTGCGGGCGGCCCAGCGCCAGATGGCGCGCCGCATCATGCAGCGCCAGATGCTCTCAGCGGTCCCGACCGCCGATGTGGTGGTGACCAATCCGACCCACTATGCCGTGGCCCTGAAGTACGAGCGCGGTGTGGATCGTGCCCCGGTGGTCCTCGCCCGCGGCGAGAACATCTTCGCCATGCGGATCAAGGAAATCGCCCGCAAGCACGAGGTTCCCATGGTCGAGAACCGGCCGGTTGCGCGGATGCTTTTCAAGTACGGCCAGGTGGGCCAGGAAATCCCGGCCCAGCTCTATCAGGCCGTGGCCGAAATCCTGGGTTTCGTCTATAAGACCCATCGCTATTACTTCCACCGTCTGCGGTCAAGGAGGCTCGGTTCACTCGCATGA
- a CDS encoding flagellar biosynthetic protein FliR, which translates to MITPLEIYAWMLIGMRAAGLVLMAPPFSTRVIPPLLKVTLIASVASVVTFLVDPPAATPVSIVAAILEMARELGIGFAMGMAIRIIFATLDFAAHLITVEVGLMPGPEFDPSSGVSGNPLGSSLFYFGVILFLSGAHYTALYAFVRSFQLVPLSGLVVETGMLDLLVSRTAGIFQLGILMSAPIIAVNFIVNLAFSVLSRVVPRMNVFILSFSVRIVAGLAVFALSIGLIGNYAANAMAGVPELMLRLLPYRGF; encoded by the coding sequence ATGATCACGCCACTGGAAATCTACGCCTGGATGCTGATCGGGATGCGCGCCGCCGGTCTCGTCCTCATGGCGCCGCCCTTCAGCACCCGGGTGATTCCTCCGCTGCTCAAGGTGACCCTGATTGCCTCTGTCGCTTCCGTCGTCACCTTCCTCGTCGATCCGCCGGCCGCCACCCCGGTCTCCATCGTCGCCGCCATCCTCGAGATGGCGCGGGAGCTCGGAATCGGCTTTGCGATGGGCATGGCCATCCGGATCATCTTTGCCACCCTCGACTTCGCCGCCCACCTGATCACGGTCGAAGTCGGTCTGATGCCGGGTCCGGAATTCGACCCCTCATCGGGTGTCTCTGGCAATCCCCTCGGTTCGTCACTCTTCTATTTCGGCGTCATCCTTTTCCTCTCCGGAGCGCACTACACCGCCCTCTACGCCTTCGTTCGCAGCTTTCAGCTGGTGCCGCTTTCTGGCCTCGTTGTTGAAACGGGAATGCTCGACCTGCTGGTCTCACGGACGGCCGGGATCTTTCAACTCGGGATCCTCATGTCCGCGCCGATCATCGCGGTCAATTTCATCGTCAATCTCGCCTTCTCCGTTCTCTCGCGGGTCGTGCCGAGAATGAATGTGTTTATCCTGAGTTTCTCGGTCCGGATCGTGGCCGGTCTCGCGGTCTTCGCCCTGTCGATCGGGCTGATCGGCAACTACGCGGCCAATGCCATGGCGGGCGTGCCCGAGCTGATGCTCCGTCTGCTGCCTTATCGGGGATTCTGA
- a CDS encoding flagellar biosynthetic protein FliQ yields MSVEASIELLHLVVIQSLMLVSPMLLTTISVGLAISLIQAVTSIQEQTLAFVPKLFAIGIAFIISSHWMVRSLMQFTVSVIERIPEITR; encoded by the coding sequence ATGAGCGTCGAAGCCTCCATTGAACTGCTCCACCTGGTGGTCATCCAGTCGCTCATGCTGGTGAGCCCCATGCTCCTGACCACCATCTCGGTCGGTCTTGCCATCAGCCTGATTCAGGCCGTGACCAGCATCCAGGAGCAGACTCTCGCCTTCGTTCCGAAGCTCTTCGCCATCGGTATCGCCTTCATCATCAGCTCCCACTGGATGGTTCGCTCCCTCATGCAGTTCACGGTCTCCGTGATCGAGCGCATCCCGGAGATCACCCGCTGA
- the fliP gene encoding flagellar type III secretion system pore protein FliP (The bacterial flagellar biogenesis protein FliP forms a type III secretion system (T3SS)-type pore required for flagellar assembly.), translating to MNRSWFPVSLLLLLSLLAVLTVGASVSSAQVAAPSAPAPAQLTVSLGGDDGAPDLATSIQLLFLMTLLTLGPSVVVMMTSFTRIVIVLGFVRTALGVQQAPSNQIIIGLGLILSFFIMQPVLNRMNDEALQPYFAKEMTSMEAVSTASAPLKQFMMKQTKVSDIEFFLELSGSGPTAAAELPMRIVVPSFVMSEIRSAFQMGFLIFLPFIVIDFLVATTLMSMGMMMMPPVVISLPFKLLLFVLVDGWSLVVRSLVQSFHL from the coding sequence GTGAATAGGTCCTGGTTTCCGGTCAGTCTCCTCCTCCTCCTCTCCCTCCTCGCGGTTCTCACGGTGGGTGCCTCCGTCTCGTCCGCGCAGGTGGCCGCTCCTTCGGCGCCGGCTCCGGCGCAGTTGACCGTTTCCCTTGGTGGGGACGACGGGGCCCCCGACTTGGCGACCTCGATTCAGCTGCTCTTTCTGATGACGCTTCTGACGCTCGGGCCGTCCGTCGTCGTCATGATGACCAGCTTCACCCGCATTGTCATCGTTCTCGGGTTCGTCCGGACTGCGCTCGGCGTGCAGCAGGCGCCCTCCAATCAGATCATCATCGGCCTGGGTCTGATCCTCTCCTTTTTCATCATGCAGCCGGTCCTCAACCGGATGAATGACGAAGCGCTCCAGCCCTATTTTGCCAAGGAGATGACCTCGATGGAAGCGGTCAGCACGGCTTCGGCCCCGCTCAAACAGTTCATGATGAAGCAGACCAAGGTCTCCGACATCGAGTTCTTCCTCGAGTTGTCCGGGAGCGGGCCAACCGCCGCCGCCGAGTTGCCCATGCGGATTGTGGTTCCCTCCTTCGTCATGAGCGAGATCCGCAGCGCCTTCCAGATGGGGTTCCTCATCTTCCTGCCCTTCATCGTCATCGATTTCCTCGTGGCGACGACCCTCATGTCCATGGGCATGATGATGATGCCTCCGGTCGTCATCTCGCTGCCCTTCAAACTCCTTCTCTTCGTCCTGGTTGACGGTTGGTCGCTGGTCGTCCGGTCGCTCGTCCAGAGCTTCCACCTATGA
- a CDS encoding flagellar biosynthetic protein FliO produces MKLIPAMLMVAALAAPTFAQSADAGDEVFFPRTSPAPKEGGVAESSAALAGAPTVVMFAGYAVVLVVLGAGVFFFLKRGGWRQVVKRSEGRLQVRESRMLGNRQFLMVVEYEDSRLLVGVSPGRIELLTPLSSPHSHLEALPDGLMAGAKGG; encoded by the coding sequence ATGAAGCTGATCCCGGCCATGCTGATGGTCGCCGCTTTGGCGGCGCCGACTTTCGCCCAGTCGGCCGACGCGGGTGACGAGGTCTTCTTCCCGAGGACCTCGCCCGCGCCCAAAGAGGGGGGTGTGGCGGAGAGTTCCGCTGCCCTCGCAGGCGCGCCGACCGTTGTCATGTTCGCCGGATACGCTGTTGTCCTGGTCGTCCTGGGCGCGGGAGTCTTCTTCTTCCTCAAGCGCGGAGGCTGGCGCCAGGTGGTCAAGCGGTCGGAAGGCCGGTTGCAGGTCCGGGAGTCCCGGATGCTTGGCAATCGTCAATTTCTCATGGTGGTGGAGTATGAGGACTCGCGCCTTCTGGTTGGCGTCAGTCCGGGTCGGATCGAGCTGCTTACGCCGCTCAGCTCCCCGCATTCACATCTGGAGGCCTTGCCCGACGGGCTGATGGCCGGAGCGAAAGGAGGCTAG
- the fliN gene encoding flagellar motor switch protein FliN, giving the protein METSIESNPMKLIMDVKVRLTVQLGSCSLAMKDVIGLAPGTVIQLGQQASDPVGLYVNDKLIAHGEVVVVDENFGIKITALAGSEK; this is encoded by the coding sequence ATGGAAACCTCGATAGAATCCAACCCGATGAAGCTGATCATGGACGTCAAGGTCCGGCTGACCGTCCAGCTGGGATCCTGCAGTCTCGCGATGAAGGACGTCATCGGCCTCGCTCCCGGAACGGTCATCCAGCTCGGCCAGCAGGCCAGTGATCCGGTCGGCCTCTATGTCAATGACAAGCTGATCGCCCACGGCGAAGTCGTGGTCGTCGACGAGAATTTCGGAATCAAGATCACGGCCCTGGCCGGATCGGAGAAATGA